The Paracoccus sp. MC1862 genome includes a window with the following:
- the murD gene encoding UDP-N-acetylmuramoyl-L-alanine--D-glutamate ligase has translation MIPVQGVQNQTVAVLGLGRSGRATAAALREGGANVVAWDDSAETRAQAEAEGLTLTDLTRDAGWRDRIDALITSPGIPHLYPRPHPAITQALRRGVPVDNDIGLFFRSFGALDWDAFDVAPRVICVTGSNGKSTTTALIHHILQAAGRPTQMGGNIGTGALSLELPVDGEVVVLELSSYQTDLARALTPDVAVFTNLSPDHMDRHSGFGGYFAAKRRLFSEGGPDRCVIGVDEDEGRYLANQMGQGPQDDRVIRVSVEDKLDGFGWSVSARKGFLSEWRKGRQVASIDLRGITGLPGAHNHQNACAAYAACRSIGLAPRDIETAFHSFAGLPHRSQTVAEIGGVRWVNDSKATNVDSAEKALMAFDNIRWIAGGMGKDGGIAALAPLFGHIRKAYLIGHSARDFALQLSDTPHEVVETMEAAVARAAAEAEPGDTVLLAPASASFDQYPNFEKRGEHFTALVQALPR, from the coding sequence ATGATCCCCGTGCAAGGCGTTCAGAACCAGACCGTCGCCGTCCTTGGCCTCGGCCGCTCCGGCCGGGCCACCGCCGCCGCCTTGCGCGAGGGCGGCGCAAATGTCGTCGCCTGGGACGACAGCGCCGAGACGCGGGCGCAGGCCGAGGCCGAAGGGCTAACGCTCACTGACCTGACCCGCGATGCTGGCTGGCGGGACCGGATCGACGCGCTCATCACCTCGCCCGGCATCCCGCATCTCTACCCCCGCCCGCATCCGGCCATCACGCAGGCGTTGCGCCGAGGCGTACCGGTAGACAACGACATCGGCCTGTTCTTCCGCAGCTTCGGCGCGCTCGACTGGGATGCGTTCGATGTGGCCCCGCGGGTGATCTGCGTCACCGGCTCGAACGGCAAGTCCACGACGACCGCCCTGATCCACCATATCCTGCAGGCCGCGGGCCGGCCCACCCAGATGGGCGGCAATATCGGCACCGGGGCCCTCTCGCTGGAACTGCCGGTGGATGGCGAGGTGGTGGTGCTGGAACTGTCCTCCTACCAGACCGACCTTGCCCGCGCGCTGACGCCGGACGTGGCGGTGTTCACCAACCTGTCGCCCGACCACATGGACCGACATTCCGGCTTTGGCGGCTATTTCGCGGCCAAGCGGAGGCTGTTCTCGGAAGGCGGCCCCGACCGCTGCGTGATCGGCGTGGACGAGGACGAGGGGCGCTACCTCGCCAACCAGATGGGGCAGGGGCCGCAGGACGACCGGGTGATCCGCGTCTCGGTCGAGGACAAGCTCGACGGCTTCGGCTGGTCGGTGTCGGCGCGCAAGGGCTTCCTGTCGGAATGGCGCAAGGGGCGGCAGGTGGCCTCCATCGACCTGCGCGGGATCACGGGCCTGCCCGGCGCCCACAACCACCAGAACGCCTGCGCCGCCTATGCCGCCTGCCGCAGCATCGGCCTTGCCCCGCGCGACATCGAGACCGCCTTCCACAGCTTCGCGGGCCTGCCGCACCGCAGCCAGACGGTGGCCGAGATCGGCGGCGTGCGCTGGGTGAACGATTCCAAGGCCACCAACGTCGATTCCGCGGAAAAGGCGCTGATGGCCTTCGACAACATCCGCTGGATCGCGGGCGGCATGGGGAAGGACGGCGGCATCGCCGCTCTGGCGCCGCTGTTCGGGCATATCCGCAAGGCCTACCTGATCGGCCATTCGGCCCGCGACTTCGCGCTGCAACTTTCGGACACCCCTCACGAGGTCGTCGAGACGATGGAGGCCGCCGTCGCCCGGGCGGCCGCGGAGGCCGAGCCCGGGGACACGGTGCTGCTCGCCCCGGCATCGGCCAGCTTCGATCAGTATCCGAACTTCGAGAAACGCGGCGAGCATTTCACGGCGCTGGTTCAGGCCTTGCCGCGTTAG
- a CDS encoding GFA family protein, whose translation MNGRCVCGAVSYRLDQPPLFTHCCHCSWCQRETGSAFAVNALIETAHVHLSGPVEERTIPSASGKGQILVACANCRTTILSHYGGMRRAVAFVRTGTLDDPGAVPPDIHIYVTTRRPWVILPEGVPAMPGYYRASEHWPAAALARRDAMRQAQPSGS comes from the coding sequence ATGAACGGAAGATGCGTCTGCGGCGCGGTGAGCTACCGGCTCGACCAGCCGCCGCTGTTCACCCACTGCTGCCATTGCAGCTGGTGCCAGCGAGAGACCGGCAGCGCATTCGCCGTCAATGCGCTGATCGAGACCGCGCATGTCCATCTGTCCGGGCCGGTCGAGGAGCGGACGATCCCCTCGGCCTCGGGCAAGGGGCAGATCCTCGTGGCATGCGCCAATTGCCGCACGACGATCCTCAGCCATTATGGTGGGATGCGGCGGGCAGTCGCCTTTGTCCGCACCGGTACGCTGGACGATCCCGGCGCGGTGCCGCCCGACATCCACATCTATGTGACCACCCGACGGCCCTGGGTGATCCTGCCCGAGGGCGTGCCGGCCATGCCCGGCTATTACCGCGCCTCGGAACACTGGCCCGCGGCGGCGCTGGCACGCCGCGATGCGATGCGGCAGGCGCAGCCCTCCGGTTCCTGA
- a CDS encoding putative peptidoglycan glycosyltransferase FtsW has product MTEMVYGATPVRVGDPILPRWWRTVDKWALASVLALFALGLLLGLAASVPLAERNNLPAFYYVTRQAAFGGMALGVMLVISMLSPVQVRRLGVLLFIGAFLTVAALPAIGTDFGKGATRWLSLGFASVQPSEFLKPGFIAICGWFMASAQAVGGPPGKLYSFFIAGAVIVMLALQPDFGQASLVLFSWLVMYFVAGAPVVLIAGTVGLAGIGGMFAYANSEHFARRINGFLSNDVDPRTQIGYATNAIQEGGFFGVGVGEGTVKWSLPDAHTDFIIAVAAEEYGFVMVMAIIALYCAIVVRSLWRLLEERDPFARIAGTGLACAFGVQALINMGVAVRLLPAKGMTLPFVSYGGSSVIASGITLGMLLALTRTRPQNALADVLGRPGR; this is encoded by the coding sequence ATGACCGAGATGGTCTACGGCGCCACGCCCGTGCGCGTGGGCGACCCCATTCTTCCACGCTGGTGGCGGACGGTGGACAAGTGGGCGCTGGCCAGCGTGCTGGCGCTGTTCGCGCTGGGGTTGCTGCTGGGCCTCGCCGCATCCGTGCCACTGGCGGAACGCAACAACCTGCCCGCCTTCTACTATGTCACCCGCCAAGCCGCCTTCGGGGGCATGGCGCTGGGGGTGATGCTGGTCATCTCGATGCTGTCGCCGGTGCAGGTGCGCCGCCTTGGCGTGCTGCTGTTCATCGGGGCGTTCCTGACCGTCGCCGCGCTGCCGGCGATCGGCACCGATTTCGGTAAGGGCGCGACGCGCTGGCTGTCGCTCGGCTTTGCCTCCGTCCAGCCGTCCGAGTTCCTCAAGCCCGGCTTCATCGCGATCTGCGGCTGGTTCATGGCCTCGGCCCAGGCGGTGGGCGGGCCGCCGGGCAAGCTTTATTCGTTCTTCATCGCGGGCGCCGTCATCGTCATGCTGGCGCTGCAGCCGGACTTCGGCCAGGCATCGCTGGTGCTGTTTTCCTGGCTGGTGATGTATTTCGTCGCCGGTGCGCCGGTGGTGCTGATCGCGGGCACGGTCGGGCTGGCCGGGATCGGGGGCATGTTCGCCTATGCCAACAGCGAGCATTTCGCCCGTCGCATCAACGGCTTCCTGTCGAATGACGTCGATCCCCGCACTCAGATCGGCTATGCCACCAACGCCATCCAGGAGGGCGGCTTCTTCGGCGTCGGCGTCGGCGAGGGCACGGTCAAATGGTCGCTGCCGGACGCGCATACCGACTTCATCATCGCCGTCGCGGCCGAGGAATACGGCTTCGTCATGGTCATGGCGATCATCGCGCTTTACTGCGCCATCGTCGTGCGCTCGCTGTGGCGGCTGCTGGAGGAACGCGACCCCTTTGCCCGCATCGCCGGCACCGGGCTTGCCTGCGCCTTCGGCGTGCAGGCGCTGATCAACATGGGCGTGGCGGTGCGGCTGCTGCCGGCCAAGGGGATGACGCTGCCCTTCGTCAGCTATGGCGGCTCGTCGGTGATCGCCTCGGGGATCACGCTGGGGATGCTGCTGGCGCTGACCCGGACGCGGCCGCAGAACGCCCTGGCGGACGTGCTGGGGCGGCCGGGCCGATGA
- the murG gene encoding undecaprenyldiphospho-muramoylpentapeptide beta-N-acetylglucosaminyltransferase, translated as MSGRLALIAAGGTGGHMFPAQALAERLLAAGWRVKLSTDERGARYAGGFPPEVTREILRSATTARGGLLGKLSAPLRIGQGLAGAVRVMRRDRPAVVVGFGGYPTIPAMGAALALGLPRMIHEQNGIMGRVNRIFARRVDRVACGTWPTDLPKGVRGLHVGNPVRQAVLDRAGAPYQPPGDGALKLLVIGGSQGARVLSQTVPAAVAALPDELRARLQVSHQARAEDAGRVTRAYADAGIRAEVQPFFTDVPERLAACQLVVSRAGASSIADITVIGRPAILIPYAAAAGDHQTANARALAETGAAVVLPESVLDADSLTRDLRAILTDASRARRMAEAALSLGRPDAAARLHDLVTELTP; from the coding sequence ATGAGCGGAAGGCTCGCCCTGATCGCAGCGGGGGGAACTGGCGGGCATATGTTCCCCGCGCAGGCGCTGGCCGAACGGCTGCTGGCCGCGGGCTGGCGGGTGAAGCTGTCCACTGACGAACGGGGCGCGCGCTATGCCGGGGGCTTCCCGCCCGAGGTCACGCGAGAGATCCTGCGTTCCGCCACCACGGCGCGGGGCGGGCTTCTGGGCAAGCTGTCCGCGCCGCTGCGGATCGGGCAGGGGCTTGCGGGGGCCGTCCGCGTCATGCGCCGCGATCGTCCTGCGGTGGTGGTGGGCTTCGGCGGCTATCCGACGATTCCCGCGATGGGGGCGGCGCTGGCGCTGGGCCTGCCGCGGATGATCCATGAGCAGAACGGCATCATGGGCCGGGTGAACCGCATCTTCGCCCGCCGGGTGGACCGGGTCGCCTGCGGCACATGGCCGACCGACCTGCCGAAGGGGGTCAGGGGCCTGCATGTCGGCAACCCGGTGCGGCAGGCCGTGCTGGACCGGGCAGGCGCCCCCTATCAGCCGCCTGGCGACGGCGCGCTGAAGCTGCTGGTGATCGGCGGCAGTCAGGGCGCCCGGGTACTGTCGCAGACCGTGCCCGCCGCCGTGGCCGCCCTGCCGGACGAGTTGCGTGCGCGGCTGCAGGTCAGCCATCAGGCCCGCGCCGAGGATGCCGGGCGCGTCACCCGCGCCTATGCGGACGCGGGGATACGGGCCGAGGTGCAGCCCTTCTTCACCGACGTGCCGGAACGGCTTGCGGCCTGCCAGCTTGTCGTCAGCCGGGCCGGGGCGTCGTCCATCGCCGACATCACCGTGATCGGGCGGCCCGCGATCCTGATTCCCTATGCGGCGGCTGCGGGCGACCACCAGACCGCCAACGCCCGCGCATTGGCGGAAACCGGCGCAGCGGTCGTCTTGCCCGAATCCGTGCTGGACGCGGACAGCCTGACGCGCGATCTGCGGGCGATCCTGACGGACGCATCCCGCGCCCGCCGGATGGCGGAAGCCGCGCTCTCCTTGGGCCGCCCCGACGCGGCGGCCCGCCTGCATGACCTTGTGACGGAACTGACCCCATGA
- the murC gene encoding UDP-N-acetylmuramate--L-alanine ligase, translating into MNAATKLPGELGRIHFVGIGGIGMSGIAEVLMTLGYTVQGSDAKRSKITDRLEKLGATVFEGQRAENIGDAGVVVISTAIRKGNPELEEARRRGLPVVRRAEMLAELMRLKSNIAIAGTHGKTTTTTMVATLLDAGGLDPTVINGGVIHAYGSNARAGAGEWMVVEADESDGSFNRLPATIAIVTNIDPEHMEHWGSFDALRKGFTDFVSNIPFYGLAVCCTDHPEVQSLVGRVTDRRVVTFGFNAQADVRAVNLRYEDGIAHFDVALQGERDETGEVPMIEGCTLPMPGDHNVSNALSAIAVARHLGLKRAQIRDALAAFAGVGRRFTKVGEVNGVTIIDDYGHHPVEIAAVLKAARQATKGRVIAVHQPHRYSRLSSLFDDFCTCFNEADVVAIAEVYSAGEDPIPGASRDDLVAGLIAHGHRHARAVMDESDLERLVREQARPGDMVVCLGAGTISAWANGLPERLTLKAA; encoded by the coding sequence ATGAACGCAGCCACCAAGCTTCCCGGAGAACTCGGGCGGATCCATTTCGTGGGCATCGGCGGCATCGGCATGTCCGGGATCGCCGAGGTGCTGATGACGCTGGGCTACACGGTTCAGGGTTCGGACGCGAAACGGTCCAAGATCACCGACCGGCTGGAAAAGCTGGGCGCCACCGTCTTCGAGGGTCAGCGGGCCGAGAACATCGGGGACGCGGGCGTGGTCGTGATCTCGACCGCCATCAGGAAGGGCAACCCCGAGCTTGAGGAGGCGCGACGCCGCGGCCTGCCCGTCGTCCGCCGGGCCGAGATGCTGGCGGAACTGATGCGGCTGAAATCCAACATCGCCATCGCGGGCACCCACGGCAAGACGACCACCACGACGATGGTGGCGACTCTGCTGGATGCGGGCGGGCTGGACCCCACGGTCATCAACGGCGGCGTGATCCACGCCTATGGGTCCAACGCGCGGGCGGGCGCGGGCGAGTGGATGGTGGTCGAGGCCGACGAATCGGACGGCAGCTTCAACCGCCTGCCCGCGACCATCGCCATCGTCACCAACATCGACCCCGAGCACATGGAGCACTGGGGGTCCTTCGACGCGCTGCGCAAGGGCTTCACCGACTTCGTGTCGAACATCCCCTTCTATGGCCTCGCCGTCTGCTGCACCGACCACCCCGAGGTACAGAGCCTCGTCGGCCGCGTCACCGACCGCCGCGTCGTGACCTTCGGCTTCAACGCCCAGGCCGACGTGCGCGCCGTGAACCTGCGCTATGAGGACGGAATCGCCCATTTCGACGTGGCCCTGCAGGGCGAGCGCGACGAGACCGGCGAGGTCCCCATGATCGAGGGCTGCACCCTGCCGATGCCGGGCGACCACAACGTCTCGAACGCGCTGTCTGCGATTGCCGTGGCGCGGCACCTCGGGCTGAAACGCGCGCAAATCCGGGATGCCCTGGCGGCTTTCGCCGGGGTGGGGCGGCGCTTCACCAAGGTGGGCGAGGTGAATGGCGTCACCATCATCGACGACTACGGCCACCACCCGGTGGAAATCGCCGCCGTCCTGAAGGCCGCACGGCAGGCGACCAAGGGCCGGGTGATCGCGGTCCACCAGCCGCACCGCTATTCGCGGCTGTCGAGCCTGTTCGACGATTTCTGCACCTGCTTCAACGAGGCCGACGTCGTCGCCATCGCCGAGGTCTATTCGGCCGGCGAGGACCCGATCCCCGGCGCCTCGCGCGACGATCTGGTCGCCGGGCTGATCGCCCATGGTCACCGCCATGCCCGCGCGGTGATGGACGAATCGGACCTTGAACGGCTCGTCCGGGAACAGGCGCGGCCGGGCGACATGGTGGTCTGCCTCGGCGCCGGGACGATCAGCGCCTGGGCCAACGGGTTGCCCGAACGGCTGACGCTGAAGGCGGCCTGA
- the betC gene encoding choline-sulfatase produces MSRPNILILMADQLSGTWFPDGPAPFLHAPNLRALAERSTRFANAYTASPLCAPARAAFMSGELPRRTRVYDNAAEFASDIPTYAHHLRRAGWHTCLSGKMHFVGPDQMHGFEERLTTDIYPADFGWTPDYRRPGERIDWWYHNMGSITGAGVAEITNQYEYDDEVAYNTCRKLYDLSRGGNPRPWCLTVSFTHPHDPFVARRRYWDLYEGAPELEPPAPISYEAQDPHSRRILDACDWRKYDITPEQVRRARQGYFANISYIDDKIGEILGVLRDTRQEAIIVVLSDHGEMLGERGLWFKMNLFEPSARVPLMIAAPGMPAGRVDTPVSTIDVLPTLGELAGISLDKIAPWTDGQSLVAVASGAAAQPVLMEYAAEASVSPIVGIREGRWKYTRCLADPEQLFNLDADPDERANLAADPAHAGTLARLRARAEAQWDLAAYDAEVRQSQARRLIVYEALRNGAYFPWDYQPLMDASERYMRNHMNLDILEESKRFPRGE; encoded by the coding sequence GTGAGCCGTCCGAACATCCTGATCCTGATGGCGGACCAGCTTTCGGGCACATGGTTCCCCGACGGCCCCGCGCCTTTCCTGCACGCGCCGAACCTGCGGGCGCTGGCGGAACGTTCGACCCGCTTCGCCAATGCCTACACGGCCTCGCCCCTTTGTGCCCCGGCGCGGGCGGCCTTCATGTCGGGGGAGTTGCCGCGCCGCACGCGGGTTTATGACAACGCGGCCGAGTTCGCCTCCGACATCCCGACCTATGCCCATCACCTGCGCCGCGCGGGCTGGCACACCTGCCTGTCGGGCAAGATGCATTTCGTCGGCCCCGACCAGATGCACGGCTTCGAGGAGCGGCTGACCACCGACATCTATCCCGCCGATTTCGGCTGGACCCCGGATTACCGTCGCCCCGGCGAGCGTATCGACTGGTGGTATCACAACATGGGCTCGATCACCGGCGCGGGCGTGGCCGAGATCACCAACCAGTATGAATATGACGACGAGGTCGCCTATAATACCTGCCGCAAGCTTTACGACCTGTCGCGCGGCGGCAATCCGCGCCCGTGGTGCCTGACGGTCAGCTTCACCCATCCGCACGACCCCTTCGTCGCCCGCCGCCGCTACTGGGATCTCTACGAAGGCGCACCGGAACTCGAGCCGCCCGCGCCGATTTCTTATGAAGCGCAGGACCCCCATTCGCGGCGCATCCTCGACGCCTGCGACTGGCGGAAATATGACATCACCCCGGAACAGGTCCGCCGCGCGCGGCAGGGCTATTTCGCCAACATCAGCTATATCGACGACAAGATCGGCGAGATCCTGGGCGTGCTGCGCGACACCCGGCAGGAGGCGATCATCGTCGTCCTGTCCGACCACGGCGAGATGCTGGGTGAGCGCGGGTTGTGGTTCAAGATGAACCTCTTCGAACCCTCGGCCCGCGTGCCCCTGATGATCGCGGCACCCGGGATGCCTGCGGGCCGCGTGGACACACCCGTCTCCACCATCGACGTGCTGCCGACGCTGGGGGAACTCGCCGGCATCTCGCTGGACAAGATCGCCCCTTGGACGGACGGGCAGTCGCTGGTTGCGGTCGCCTCGGGCGCGGCGGCCCAGCCCGTGCTGATGGAATATGCGGCGGAAGCCTCGGTTTCCCCCATCGTCGGCATCCGCGAGGGCCGGTGGAAATACACCCGCTGCCTTGCCGATCCCGAGCAGCTTTTCAATCTGGATGCGGACCCGGACGAGCGGGCGAACCTTGCGGCCGATCCTGCCCATGCCGGAACGCTGGCGCGCCTGCGCGCGCGGGCCGAGGCGCAGTGGGACCTTGCCGCCTATGACGCCGAGGTGCGCCAGTCCCAGGCCCGCCGCTTGATTGTCTACGAGGCGCTGCGGAACGGCGCCTATTTTCCCTGGGACTACCAGCCGCTCATGGACGCATCCGAGCGCTACATGAGGAACCACATGAACCTGGACATCCTTGAAGAAAGCAAACGCTTCCCGCGCGGGGAGTAG